The following proteins come from a genomic window of Panthera leo isolate Ple1 chromosome E2, P.leo_Ple1_pat1.1, whole genome shotgun sequence:
- the LYPD3 gene encoding ly6/PLAUR domain-containing protein 3: MDPARKAGAQAVIWTTGWLLLLSLLLGEGARALECYSCVQKADDGCSPQKTKTVKCAPGVDVCTEAVGAVETIHGQFSVAVRGCGSGLPGKNDRGLDLHGLLAFMQLQQCAKDRCNAKLNLTSRALNPAGNESAYPSNGAECYSCVGLSHEACRGTAPPVVSCYNASERVYKGCFDGNVTLTAANVTVSLPVRGCVQDEFCTRDAVTGPGFTLSGSCCQGSRCNSDLHNKTFFSPRIPPLVLLPPPKPTTQAPTTSVTTSTPAPTTLVSATKPTTASQTSPREVHPETSQKEESGLAGGAAGHQDRRNMGQHPTGGGAHNKGSSTSSAGLAALVLALAAGTLP; the protein is encoded by the exons ATGGACCCTGCCAGGAAAGCAGGCGCCCAGGCAGTGATCTGGACCACGGGCTGGCTGCTGCTGTTGTCGCTGCTGCTTGGAGAAG GAGCGCGGGCCCTGGAGTGCTACAGCTGCGTGCAGAAAGCAGATGACGGATGCTCTCCGCAGAAGACCAAGACCGTGAAGTGCGCGCCGGGCGTGGACGTCTGCACCGAGGCCGTGGGGGCGGTGGAGACCA TCCACGGGCAGTTCTCGGTGGCAGTGCGGGGCTGCGGGTCCGGACTCCCGGGCAAGAATGACCGCGGACTGGATCTTCACGGGCTTCTGGCCTTTATGCAGCTGCAGCAATGCGCCAAGGACCGCTGCAACGCCAAACTCAACCTCACGTCGCGAGCGCTCAACCCCGCAG GCAATGAGAGTGCGTACCCGTCCAACGGTGCCGAGTGTTACAGCTGCGTGGGGCTGAGCCACGAGGCGTGCCGGGGCACGGCTCCACCTGTCGTGAGCTGCTACAACGCCAGTGAGCGCGTCTACAAGGGCTGTTTCGACGGTAACGTCACCCTGACGGCAG CAAATGTGACTGTATCCTTGCCTGTGCGGGGTTGTGTCCAGGACGAGTTCTGCACGCGGGATGCGGTGACAGGCCCAGGGTTCACACTCAGTGGCTCCTGCTGCCAGGGGTCCCGCTGTAACTCGGACCTCCACAACAAGACCTTTTTCTCCCCTCGGATCCCACCCCTTGTCCTGCTGCCCCCTCCTAAGCCCACCACTCAGGCCCCAACCACCTCTGTCACAACCTCTACTCCAGCCCCAACCACTCTTGTCTCTGCCACTAAACCCACCACGGCCAGCCAGACTTCCCCACGGGAAGTACATCCTGAGACCTCTCAGAAAGAGGAATCTGGCTTGGCTGGAGGTGCCGCTGGCCACCAGGACCGCAGGAATATGGGACAGCACCCTACAGGAGGGGGGGCCCATAATAAAGGCTCTTCAACTTCCTCGGCTGGGTTGGCAGCTCTAGTGTTGGCCTTGGCTGCTGGCACCCTACCATGA